A DNA window from Pseudomonas resinovorans NBRC 106553 contains the following coding sequences:
- a CDS encoding CcdB family protein yields MPQFAVHLNTNPATRTRIPYLLDIQSDLIAELGTRVVVPLYSADVMKGKVLKTLMPVFEVEGNAVVMVTPEMAGAPRRILGQQVADLADARHEVIAALDLLITGI; encoded by the coding sequence ATGCCCCAGTTCGCCGTGCACCTCAACACCAACCCTGCCACCCGCACGCGCATTCCCTACCTGCTGGATATCCAGAGCGACCTGATCGCAGAGTTGGGTACCCGGGTGGTTGTGCCGCTCTATTCCGCTGATGTGATGAAGGGCAAGGTGCTCAAGACCTTGATGCCCGTGTTCGAGGTGGAGGGGAATGCCGTGGTGATGGTCACGCCGGAGATGGCTGGCGCACCCCGGCGGATTCTGGGGCAGCAGGTGGCCGACCTGGCCGATGCCCGCCATGAAGTCATCGCGGCGCTGGATCTGCTGATTACCGGAATCTAG
- a CDS encoding VWA domain-containing protein, which translates to MRPRTVTGAGAGSRPGALGNGRSGARRSGNAGAIQWLPTLLRGRPRQAADLIRAPRSRQPDELWLVLVDASASTRRHGALTQAKGLLAGVFETAYRQRARLAVLHATGRQPQWLWQGSKASPALHHWLAELGAGGGTPLIEALQQSAQWLTRRQRQKPAEEQRVLILTDGRLKEWPALDPMGCPTLLVDIEGGPVRLGRARKLADELGAEYRVIAEL; encoded by the coding sequence ATCCGCCCGCGCACGGTCACAGGGGCGGGTGCGGGGTCCAGGCCCGGCGCCCTCGGCAATGGCCGCAGCGGTGCGCGCCGCAGCGGAAACGCCGGCGCCATCCAATGGTTGCCGACGCTATTGCGCGGGCGCCCGCGCCAGGCTGCGGACCTGATCCGCGCGCCCCGCAGCCGGCAACCCGACGAACTCTGGCTGGTGCTGGTGGACGCCTCCGCCTCCACCCGCCGCCACGGCGCCCTAACCCAGGCCAAAGGCCTGCTGGCCGGCGTCTTCGAGACCGCCTACCGCCAGCGTGCGCGCCTCGCCGTGCTCCACGCCACCGGCCGCCAGCCGCAGTGGCTGTGGCAGGGCAGCAAGGCCTCCCCGGCCCTGCACCACTGGCTCGCCGAACTAGGCGCCGGTGGCGGCACCCCGCTGATCGAGGCCCTGCAACAATCCGCCCAGTGGCTGACGCGCCGGCAACGGCAGAAGCCGGCGGAGGAGCAGCGGGTGCTGATCCTCACCGATGGGCGTTTGAAGGAGTGGCCGGCGCTGGACCCGATGGGCTGCCCGACGCTGCTGGTGGATATCGAGGGCGGCCCGGTGCGCCTGGGGCGGGCGCGCAAGCTGGCGGATGAACTGGGGGCGGAGTACCGAGTCATCGCCGAACTTTAG
- a CDS encoding ATP-binding protein: MSELPHFPLSAVVASDELKLALCLAAIDPAIGGVLIEGPRGMAKSTLARGVADLLEDASFVTLPLGASEERIVGTLDLDAALGEGRARFSPGVLAKAHGGVLYVDEVNLLPDHLVDLLLDVAASGINQVERDGISHQHPARFVLIGTMNPEEGELRPQLLDRFGLKVLQGGQPQPAERAEIVRRRLAFDTDPQAFLARWSNLQQALAQRCQDARARLPAIPLDDAALDEIAQRCFAAGVDGLRADLVWLRAARAHAAWRGVERIEAEDIDAVEHFALAHRRTHTPPPAAQPPESPSANAQSQPSTGEGQWGELPAQTVPMGERRELPRWPKKP; the protein is encoded by the coding sequence ATGTCCGAGCTTCCCCATTTCCCACTGAGCGCCGTCGTCGCTTCCGACGAGCTGAAGTTGGCGCTCTGCCTCGCCGCCATCGACCCCGCCATCGGCGGCGTACTGATCGAAGGCCCCCGTGGCATGGCCAAGTCCACCCTGGCCCGTGGCGTCGCCGACCTGCTGGAAGACGCCAGTTTCGTCACCCTGCCGCTGGGCGCCAGTGAGGAACGCATCGTCGGCACCCTCGACCTGGACGCGGCCCTCGGCGAAGGTCGCGCACGCTTCTCCCCGGGCGTGCTGGCCAAGGCCCACGGCGGCGTGCTCTACGTAGACGAAGTGAACCTGCTCCCCGACCACCTGGTGGACCTGCTGCTGGACGTGGCCGCCAGCGGCATCAACCAGGTGGAGCGCGATGGCATCTCCCACCAGCATCCGGCGCGCTTCGTGCTGATCGGCACCATGAACCCCGAAGAGGGCGAACTGCGCCCGCAACTGCTGGACCGCTTCGGCCTCAAGGTCCTGCAGGGCGGCCAGCCGCAACCGGCCGAGCGCGCCGAGATCGTTCGCCGTCGACTGGCCTTCGATACCGACCCGCAGGCGTTCCTCGCCCGCTGGAGCAACCTGCAGCAGGCCCTGGCACAACGCTGCCAGGACGCCCGCGCGCGGCTGCCGGCCATTCCCCTGGACGATGCCGCCCTGGACGAGATCGCCCAGCGCTGCTTCGCCGCCGGGGTCGACGGCCTGCGCGCCGACCTGGTCTGGCTGCGCGCCGCCCGCGCCCATGCCGCCTGGCGCGGCGTCGAACGCATCGAGGCCGAGGACATCGACGCCGTCGAGCATTTCGCCCTCGCCCATCGCCGCACCCACACCCCGCCGCCCGCCGCGCAGCCACCGGAATCCCCGTCCGCCAACGCACAGTCCCAGCCGTCCACTGGCGAAGGCCAGTGGGGCGAACTACCGGCGCAAACCGTGCCCATGGGTGAACGACGCGAGTTGCCGCGCTGGCCAAAAAAGCCCTGA
- a CDS encoding cobalt-precorrin-6A reductase, with product MKRILLLGGVSEALALARRLGPEHIYSLAGLGKVPDDLACQVRVGGYGGAEGLAGFMTEEGVDLLLDATHPYAAQISHNAARAAELAGVPCWALRRPGWQAGAGDDWREVADWAELIEALKDFQRPFFTLGREPLEHLREIPAQQHWTVRCLTAQPAGERFEVIGARGPFSLEGERELFARLASDVLISKNSGSQSTEPKLQVARELGLPVLILRRPELPPVQREFDSVEALWQALVPHLEAP from the coding sequence ATGAAACGCATTCTCCTGCTGGGTGGTGTCAGCGAGGCGCTGGCCCTGGCCCGCCGTCTTGGCCCCGAGCATATCTACAGCCTCGCCGGCCTCGGCAAGGTGCCGGACGACCTCGCCTGCCAGGTTCGCGTTGGCGGCTACGGCGGCGCTGAAGGGCTGGCGGGTTTCATGACGGAGGAGGGTGTCGATCTGCTGCTGGATGCCACCCATCCCTATGCCGCGCAGATCAGCCACAACGCCGCCCGCGCCGCCGAACTGGCCGGCGTGCCCTGCTGGGCCCTGCGCCGTCCCGGCTGGCAGGCCGGCGCCGGTGACGACTGGCGCGAGGTGGCCGACTGGGCCGAGCTGATCGAAGCACTGAAGGACTTCCAACGGCCCTTCTTCACCCTCGGCCGCGAACCCCTGGAACACCTGCGGGAGATACCGGCGCAGCAGCACTGGACGGTGCGTTGCCTCACGGCCCAGCCGGCCGGCGAGCGCTTCGAGGTGATAGGTGCGCGCGGCCCCTTCAGCCTGGAGGGCGAGCGCGAGCTGTTCGCCCGCCTGGCCAGCGATGTGCTGATCAGCAAGAACAGCGGCAGCCAGTCCACCGAACCCAAGCTGCAGGTGGCCCGTGAGCTTGGGCTGCCGGTATTGATACTCCGGCGTCCCGAGTTGCCGCCGGTGCAGCGCGAATTCGATTCCGTCGAGGCCCTCTGGCAGGCCCTCGTCCCCCACCTGGAAGCCCCATGA
- a CDS encoding 3-deoxy-7-phosphoheptulonate synthase: MNSLQSVLPTAVQQPLHAIALEVAPSRRTQPLPTPAELRQRLPLSHELARQIRAQREAVRAVLDGEDARLLVVVGPCSIHDPESALDYARRLAALAPEVSDQLLLVMRAYVEKPRTTVGWKGLVYDPHLDGSGDMAEGLALSRRLMLEMAELGLPVATELLQPLVAGYLDDLLSWAAIGARTSESQIHREMVSGLDLPVGFKNGTDGSLGIATDAMRSAAHAHQHFGIDVQGRPALVETAGNADTHLVLRGGHQGPNFDAASVQAARAGLEKLGIAPRILVDCSHANSGKDPLRQPAVLEDVIAQRLAGQDALRGVMLESHLFDGAQSLSCDLRYGVSITDGCLGWAGTEAILREAAARLRG, encoded by the coding sequence ATGAATTCCCTGCAATCCGTTCTGCCCACCGCCGTACAGCAACCGCTCCACGCCATCGCGCTGGAGGTTGCCCCATCTCGCCGCACCCAGCCACTGCCCACCCCCGCCGAACTGCGCCAGCGCCTGCCGCTGTCCCATGAGCTCGCCCGCCAGATCCGCGCCCAGCGCGAGGCCGTGCGTGCCGTGCTGGATGGCGAGGACGCGCGCCTGCTGGTGGTGGTCGGTCCCTGCTCCATCCACGATCCCGAGTCCGCCCTCGATTACGCCCGGCGCCTCGCCGCCCTGGCGCCCGAGGTGAGCGACCAGCTGCTGCTGGTGATGCGCGCCTATGTCGAAAAGCCGCGTACCACCGTGGGCTGGAAAGGCCTGGTTTACGACCCGCACCTGGATGGCAGCGGCGACATGGCCGAGGGCCTGGCGCTGAGCCGCCGGCTGATGCTGGAGATGGCCGAACTGGGCCTGCCGGTGGCCACCGAGCTGCTGCAGCCGCTGGTGGCCGGCTACCTGGACGACCTGTTGAGCTGGGCCGCCATCGGCGCGCGCACCAGCGAATCGCAGATCCACCGCGAGATGGTCAGCGGCCTGGACCTGCCGGTGGGCTTCAAGAACGGAACCGACGGCAGCCTCGGCATTGCCACCGACGCCATGCGCTCGGCCGCCCATGCCCACCAGCACTTCGGCATCGATGTGCAGGGTCGCCCGGCGCTGGTGGAGACCGCCGGCAACGCGGATACCCACCTGGTGCTGCGTGGCGGCCACCAGGGGCCGAACTTCGATGCGGCCAGTGTCCAGGCGGCTCGTGCCGGGCTGGAGAAACTGGGCATCGCGCCGCGCATCCTGGTGGATTGCAGCCACGCCAACAGTGGCAAGGACCCGCTGCGCCAGCCGGCGGTGCTGGAGGACGTGATCGCCCAGCGCCTGGCGGGACAGGATGCGTTGCGCGGGGTGATGCTCGAGAGCCACCTGTTCGACGGCGCCCAGTCGCTGTCCTGCGACCTGCGCTACGGCGTGTCGATCACCGATGGCTGCCTGGGCTGGGCTGGCACCGAGGCCATCCTGCGGGAGGCGGCGGCGCGGTTGCGGGGGTAG
- a CDS encoding CbtB domain-containing protein, which translates to MSSRTLSHSAVSSQTLSQRLALAIGAGLIGLALVYFAGFSHIEAVHNAAHDTRHSAAFPCH; encoded by the coding sequence ATGTCCAGCCGCACCCTGTCCCATTCCGCCGTATCCTCCCAGACCCTGTCCCAGCGCCTGGCACTGGCTATCGGCGCCGGCCTGATCGGCCTCGCCCTGGTGTACTTCGCCGGCTTCTCGCATATCGAGGCCGTGCACAACGCCGCCCACGACACCCGCCACAGCGCCGCTTTCCCCTGCCACTGA
- a CDS encoding ferredoxin, protein MTAIPYARVLFAGPDLGRGSFGELFRRQLIALRGEAALADIVDTGDGYDALWQRVQESPRPLLVIDLEVESSTQHLDWLRSELARLGAPEGLFVASPLGQFDSDPASVACALAERRELHLDCLEVPELPERHSWSCIPPHARRLLLCNGPRCTRRGALPLWKKLRETLKAAGKLECEGGVHITRTQCQFPCDSGPTASLYPEGEWYRIRDEAEVLRWVQERIVEERQVPELLMEP, encoded by the coding sequence ATGACTGCAATTCCCTACGCCCGCGTGCTGTTCGCCGGGCCGGACCTCGGCCGAGGTTCATTCGGCGAACTCTTCCGCCGCCAGTTGATCGCCCTGCGCGGTGAGGCGGCGCTAGCCGACATCGTCGATACCGGTGACGGCTACGACGCGCTCTGGCAGCGCGTGCAGGAGAGCCCGCGCCCGCTGCTGGTGATCGACCTCGAAGTGGAATCATCCACCCAGCATCTGGACTGGTTACGCAGTGAACTCGCCAGGCTGGGCGCGCCGGAAGGCCTCTTCGTCGCCAGCCCGCTGGGCCAGTTCGACAGCGACCCGGCCAGTGTCGCCTGCGCCCTGGCCGAGCGCCGGGAACTGCACCTGGATTGCCTTGAGGTTCCGGAGCTGCCGGAGCGCCATTCCTGGTCCTGCATTCCGCCCCACGCCCGCCGTCTGCTGCTGTGCAACGGCCCGCGCTGCACCCGCCGTGGCGCGCTGCCGCTGTGGAAGAAACTGCGGGAAACCCTCAAGGCCGCGGGCAAACTGGAATGCGAGGGCGGCGTGCACATCACCCGCACCCAATGCCAGTTCCCCTGCGATTCAGGGCCCACCGCCAGCCTCTACCCGGAAGGGGAGTGGTACCGCATTCGCGACGAGGCCGAAGTGCTGCGCTGGGTGCAGGAGCGGATAGTCGAAGAGCGGCAGGTGCCGGAGCTGTTGATGGAGCCGTAG
- the cobW gene encoding cobalamin biosynthesis protein CobW encodes MKTLAKLPVTIVTGFLGAGKTTLLRHMLDNAQGRRIAVIVNEFGELGIDGEILKQCSIGCSEEEAMGRVFELANGCLCCTVQEEFFPVMRELVARRGDLDQILIETSGLALPKPLVQAFQWPEIRNACTVDAVITVVDSPAVAAGTFAAHPEQVDEQRRQDPNLDHESPLHELFEDQLASADLVVLNKADLLDADALAAVRAEVAEELPPAVKIIEASSGKLPLDILLGLNAEAELHIDSRPTHHDHEGHEDHDHDEFDSFHLDLPEVAEGALLEALGQLVEHHAILRIKGFAAIPGKPMRLLIQGVGKRFDKHFDRKWLQDETRGTRLVVIGQELDQAAIANELRTALA; translated from the coding sequence ATGAAAACCCTGGCCAAACTCCCCGTCACCATCGTCACCGGCTTCCTCGGCGCCGGTAAGACCACCCTGCTCCGCCACATGCTGGACAACGCCCAGGGCCGCCGCATCGCGGTGATCGTCAACGAGTTCGGCGAGCTGGGCATCGACGGCGAAATCCTCAAGCAATGCAGCATCGGCTGCAGCGAAGAAGAAGCCATGGGCCGTGTCTTCGAGCTGGCCAACGGCTGCCTGTGCTGCACCGTGCAGGAAGAGTTCTTCCCGGTGATGCGCGAGCTGGTGGCCCGTCGCGGCGACCTCGACCAGATCCTCATCGAGACCTCCGGCCTGGCCCTGCCCAAGCCCCTGGTGCAGGCCTTCCAGTGGCCGGAAATCCGCAATGCCTGCACCGTCGACGCGGTGATCACCGTGGTCGACAGCCCGGCCGTGGCCGCCGGCACCTTCGCCGCCCACCCCGAGCAGGTGGACGAACAGCGCCGCCAGGACCCGAACCTCGACCACGAATCCCCCCTGCACGAGCTGTTCGAGGACCAGCTGGCCAGCGCCGACCTGGTGGTACTGAACAAGGCCGACCTGCTCGACGCCGACGCCCTGGCCGCCGTGCGCGCCGAGGTGGCCGAGGAGCTGCCGCCGGCGGTGAAGATCATCGAAGCCAGCAGCGGCAAGCTGCCGCTGGACATCCTGCTGGGCCTGAACGCCGAGGCCGAGCTGCACATCGACAGCCGCCCCACCCACCATGACCACGAAGGCCACGAGGACCACGACCACGACGAGTTCGACTCCTTCCACCTCGACCTGCCGGAAGTGGCCGAAGGCGCCCTGCTCGAAGCCCTCGGCCAACTGGTGGAGCACCACGCCATCCTGCGCATCAAGGGCTTCGCCGCCATCCCCGGCAAGCCCATGCGCCTGCTGATCCAGGGCGTGGGCAAGCGCTTCGACAAGCACTTCGACCGCAAGTGGCTGCAAGACGAAACCCGTGGCACCCGCCTGGTGGTGATCGGCCAGGAACTGGACCAGGCCGCCATCGCCAACGAACTGCGCACGGCGCTGGCCTGA
- the cobN gene encoding cobaltochelatase subunit CobN, which produces MHLLRTQPGGFVPDDGIAHLAQTPAELVILCSGDSHLALLAEAARELPEDYPSLRLANPMQLQNHASVDLYVDEVLRHAKVILVSVHGGVGYWRYGIEQLVALAECGATLILVPGDDRPDPELAGLCNVPAEQAERLWQYLRQGGMDNARQLFNYLASQGLGRDYPWREPQTLPRVTLYHPRIRPAGLEHWRAEWQPDRPVAALLFYRTHLQAANTAFIDEFCTRLAAQGLNPLPIAVASLKEAACLVAVEDWLDAADAALIINTTGFAQSNPEAPALRPFRRDIPVLQAICSLDNQPLWEANPQGLGPRDLAIHIALPELDGRIITRPISFKGLAWRSERSQSDVVCYLPHRERMDFVAALARRWCALASKANADKRVALILANYPTRDGRIGNGVGLDTPAAALNILRALEAEGYPVAGLPDSGTALIHSLLGGVSNDLDSLDARPCAQSLALADYLACFARLPEANQRAVTERWGEPQQDPMFRGGRMMVAGLRFGLAFVGIQPARGYQLDPAAIYHDADLVPPHGYLAFYFWLREVFAADALIHVGKHGNLEWLPGKGVGLSAECWPDAVMGPLPNIYPFIVNDPGEGAQAKRRAQAVIIDHLMPPLTRAENYGPLRDLERLADEYYDASLLDPRRAVQLRGEILELVKATALDRELDLSLNDDADSWLPQLDAYLCDLKESQIRDGLHVFGESPVGRLRNDTLLSLVRIPRGDGKGANASLLRALASDLGLGADPLDLAWAEPWEGPRPMLLEAISDEPWRSNGDTRERLELLAMGLIETLDFGSLGPASDGVIHSLRRVIAPTLDACGASEIGGVLAALDGRFVPPGPSGAPSRGRLDVLPTGRNFFTVDVRNLPTPTAWRLGFQSSSLLLERHLQDQGDHLRQLGISVWGTATMRTGGDDIAQALALMGVRPVWQAGSQRVEDFEILPLSLLDRPRVDVTLRVSGFFRDAFANLIRLFDAAVQAVAELDEPDDMNPLAARVKQESARLAADGLAIEDARLQAGWRVFGAQPGAYGAGVQGAIEERQWQDRAELAEVYLNWGGYAYGAKNDGTPARERFAQRLQRLQAVLQNQDNREHDILDSNDYYQFQGGMLAAAETLRGERVASYHGDHSQPDLPRIRSLKEELARVVRSRAANPKWIAGMKRHGYKGAFELAATVDYLFAFDATSQLVDDHQYQLLADAYLLDHDTREFIRQHNPEALRDIAERLLEAQQRGLWENPGDYREAIENLLLDSEEQ; this is translated from the coding sequence ATGCACCTGCTACGCACCCAACCCGGCGGCTTCGTCCCCGACGACGGCATCGCCCACCTGGCCCAGACGCCCGCCGAGCTGGTGATCCTCTGCAGCGGCGATTCCCACCTGGCTTTGCTGGCCGAGGCCGCCCGCGAGCTGCCCGAGGACTACCCGAGCCTGCGCCTGGCCAACCCCATGCAGCTGCAGAACCACGCCTCGGTGGACCTCTACGTCGACGAGGTGCTGCGGCACGCCAAGGTCATCCTCGTTTCGGTGCATGGCGGCGTCGGCTATTGGCGCTACGGCATCGAGCAACTGGTGGCCCTGGCCGAATGCGGTGCGACCCTGATCCTGGTGCCCGGCGACGACCGCCCCGACCCGGAGCTGGCCGGCCTGTGCAATGTCCCGGCCGAGCAGGCCGAGCGCCTCTGGCAGTACCTGCGCCAGGGCGGCATGGACAACGCCCGGCAATTGTTCAACTACCTGGCCAGCCAGGGGCTGGGCCGCGACTACCCCTGGCGCGAGCCCCAGACCCTGCCCCGGGTCACCCTGTACCACCCGCGCATTCGCCCGGCTGGCCTGGAACACTGGCGGGCCGAATGGCAGCCCGATCGGCCCGTGGCAGCCCTGCTCTTCTACCGCACCCACCTGCAGGCGGCGAACACCGCCTTCATCGACGAGTTCTGCACACGCCTGGCCGCCCAGGGCCTCAATCCCCTGCCCATCGCCGTCGCCAGCCTCAAGGAAGCCGCCTGCCTGGTGGCGGTGGAAGACTGGCTGGACGCCGCCGACGCGGCGCTGATCATCAACACCACGGGGTTCGCCCAGTCGAACCCCGAGGCCCCCGCCCTGCGCCCCTTCCGTCGCGATATCCCGGTGCTGCAGGCCATCTGCTCCCTGGACAACCAGCCGCTCTGGGAAGCCAACCCACAAGGCCTGGGCCCGCGCGACCTGGCCATACACATCGCCCTACCGGAACTGGATGGGCGCATCATCACCCGCCCCATCAGCTTCAAGGGCCTGGCCTGGCGCAGCGAGCGCAGCCAGAGCGACGTGGTCTGCTACCTGCCGCACCGCGAGCGCATGGACTTCGTCGCCGCGCTGGCGCGACGCTGGTGCGCGCTGGCGAGCAAGGCCAACGCCGACAAGCGCGTGGCGCTGATCCTGGCCAACTACCCGACCCGCGACGGCCGCATCGGCAACGGCGTGGGCCTGGACACCCCGGCCGCCGCGCTGAACATCCTCCGCGCCCTGGAAGCCGAGGGTTATCCCGTCGCCGGCCTGCCGGACAGCGGCACGGCACTTATCCACAGCCTGCTGGGCGGGGTCAGCAACGACCTCGACAGCCTGGACGCGCGGCCCTGCGCCCAGAGCCTGGCGCTGGCCGACTACCTCGCCTGCTTCGCCCGCCTGCCCGAGGCCAACCAGCGCGCGGTGACGGAGCGCTGGGGCGAACCGCAGCAGGACCCGATGTTCCGTGGCGGTCGCATGATGGTGGCCGGCCTGCGTTTCGGCCTGGCCTTCGTCGGCATCCAGCCGGCGCGGGGCTACCAGCTGGACCCGGCGGCCATCTACCACGACGCCGACCTGGTGCCGCCCCATGGCTACCTGGCCTTCTATTTCTGGCTGCGCGAGGTGTTCGCCGCCGACGCGCTGATCCACGTGGGCAAGCACGGCAACCTGGAGTGGCTGCCGGGCAAGGGCGTGGGGCTGTCCGCCGAGTGCTGGCCGGATGCGGTCATGGGCCCGTTGCCGAACATCTACCCCTTCATCGTCAACGACCCCGGCGAAGGCGCCCAGGCCAAGCGCCGCGCCCAGGCGGTGATCATCGACCACCTGATGCCACCGCTGACCCGCGCGGAAAACTACGGCCCGCTGCGCGACCTGGAGCGCCTGGCCGACGAGTATTACGACGCCTCCCTGCTGGACCCGCGCCGCGCCGTGCAACTGCGCGGGGAAATCCTCGAGCTGGTGAAAGCCACCGCCCTCGACCGCGAGCTCGACCTCAGCCTCAATGACGACGCGGACAGCTGGCTGCCACAACTGGACGCCTACCTCTGCGACCTCAAGGAGTCGCAGATCCGCGACGGCCTGCACGTGTTCGGCGAATCCCCGGTCGGACGCCTGCGCAACGACACCCTGCTGTCCCTGGTACGCATCCCCCGTGGCGATGGCAAGGGCGCCAACGCCAGCCTGCTGCGCGCCCTGGCCAGCGACCTCGGCCTTGGCGCCGACCCGCTGGACCTGGCCTGGGCCGAGCCCTGGGAAGGCCCGCGCCCGATGCTGCTGGAAGCCATCAGCGACGAACCCTGGCGCAGCAATGGCGATACCCGCGAGCGCCTCGAGCTGCTGGCCATGGGGCTGATCGAGACCCTGGACTTCGGCTCCCTCGGGCCCGCCAGCGATGGGGTTATCCACAGCCTGCGCCGTGTCATCGCGCCCACCCTGGACGCCTGCGGCGCGTCCGAGATCGGCGGCGTACTGGCGGCGCTGGACGGCCGCTTCGTCCCCCCCGGCCCCAGCGGCGCACCCAGTCGAGGGCGCCTCGACGTACTGCCCACCGGGCGCAACTTCTTCACCGTGGACGTGCGCAACCTGCCCACGCCCACCGCCTGGCGCCTGGGCTTCCAGTCCTCCAGCCTGCTGCTGGAACGCCACCTGCAGGACCAGGGCGACCACCTGCGCCAGCTGGGCATTTCCGTGTGGGGCACCGCCACCATGCGCACCGGCGGCGACGACATCGCCCAGGCCCTGGCACTGATGGGCGTGCGCCCGGTGTGGCAGGCCGGCAGCCAGCGGGTGGAAGACTTCGAGATCCTGCCGCTGTCGCTGCTGGATCGCCCACGGGTGGACGTGACCCTGCGGGTGTCGGGCTTCTTCCGCGACGCCTTCGCCAACCTCATCCGCCTGTTCGACGCCGCCGTGCAAGCGGTCGCCGAACTGGACGAACCCGACGACATGAACCCCCTGGCCGCACGGGTGAAACAGGAAAGCGCGCGCCTGGCCGCGGACGGCCTGGCCATCGAGGATGCGCGCCTGCAAGCCGGTTGGCGGGTGTTCGGCGCCCAGCCTGGCGCTTATGGCGCCGGCGTACAGGGCGCCATCGAGGAACGCCAGTGGCAGGACCGCGCCGAGCTGGCCGAGGTCTACCTCAACTGGGGTGGCTACGCCTACGGCGCGAAGAACGACGGCACCCCGGCACGGGAGCGCTTCGCCCAGCGCCTGCAACGGCTGCAGGCGGTGCTGCAGAACCAGGACAACCGCGAGCACGACATTCTCGATTCCAACGACTACTACCAGTTCCAGGGCGGCATGCTCGCCGCCGCCGAAACCCTGCGCGGCGAGCGGGTCGCCAGCTACCACGGCGACCACAGCCAGCCGGACCTGCCGCGTATCCGCTCGCTCAAGGAAGAACTGGCGCGGGTGGTGCGCTCACGGGCGGCCAACCCCAAATGGATCGCCGGGATGAAGCGCCACGGCTACAAGGGCGCCTTCGAACTGGCCGCCACCGTGGACTACCTGTTCGCCTTCGACGCCACCAGCCAACTGGTGGACGACCACCAGTACCAACTGCTGGCCGATGCCTACCTGCTGGACCACGACACCCGCGAGTTCATCCGCCAGCACAACCCCGAGGCCCTGCGCGATATCGCCGAGCGCCTGTTGGAAGCCCAGCAGCGCGGCCTCTGGGAAAACCCCGGCGACTACCGCGAGGCCATCGAGAACCTGTTGCTCGACAGCGAAGAGCAGTAG
- a CDS encoding CbtA family protein: protein MIKRIAQTAGFAGLIAALVLTLLQSLWVTPLILQAETYESAEPVAAEQAHDHAHGGAAVAHSHEHSDEAWAPEDGWQRTLSTGGSNLVVAVGFALILAGLFSLRGPSRAWQGLLWGLGGFATFALAPSLGLPPELPGTAAADLAQRQAWWIGTASATAVGLALIAFGRHWALRVVGLALLVIPHVLGAPQPEVHASLAPQALEHEFIAASLITNAAFWVVLGWAAAWLYQRNASTAV, encoded by the coding sequence ATGATCAAGCGTATCGCCCAGACCGCCGGGTTCGCCGGCCTGATCGCCGCCCTGGTGCTGACCCTGCTGCAGAGCCTGTGGGTCACCCCGCTGATCCTCCAGGCGGAAACCTATGAAAGCGCCGAGCCGGTAGCGGCGGAGCAGGCCCATGACCACGCGCACGGCGGTGCAGCCGTCGCCCACAGCCATGAGCACAGCGACGAGGCCTGGGCCCCGGAAGATGGCTGGCAGCGCACCCTGTCCACCGGTGGCAGCAACCTGGTGGTGGCCGTGGGCTTCGCCCTCATCCTCGCCGGGCTGTTCAGCCTGCGCGGCCCGAGCCGCGCCTGGCAGGGCCTGCTCTGGGGCCTGGGCGGCTTCGCCACCTTCGCCCTGGCGCCGTCCCTCGGCCTGCCGCCGGAACTGCCGGGTACCGCCGCCGCCGACCTGGCCCAGCGCCAGGCCTGGTGGATCGGCACCGCCTCGGCCACCGCCGTGGGCCTGGCGCTGATCGCCTTCGGCCGTCACTGGGCGTTGCGCGTGGTCGGCCTGGCGCTGCTGGTGATTCCCCATGTGCTGGGCGCGCCGCAGCCTGAGGTGCATGCCAGCCTGGCGCCGCAAGCGCTGGAGCATGAGTTCATCGCCGCCTCCCTGATCACCAATGCGGCCTTCTGGGTCGTGCTGGGCTGGGCCGCCGCCTGGCTGTACCAGCGCAACGCTTCGACCGCTGTTTGA
- a CDS encoding type II toxin-antitoxin system CcdA family antitoxin, with amino-acid sequence MHPVYDPQAPKKAANLSINSDLLSKARALDINLSATLEQALADALKARQRELWLEENRTAMAAYNEKVEAEGVFSDDVRRF; translated from the coding sequence ATGCACCCTGTTTACGATCCGCAGGCGCCGAAGAAGGCCGCCAACCTCAGTATCAACAGCGACCTGCTGAGCAAGGCGCGGGCTTTGGATATCAACCTCTCGGCAACCCTCGAACAGGCCCTGGCCGATGCGTTGAAAGCCAGGCAACGCGAACTTTGGCTGGAGGAGAACCGCACAGCCATGGCGGCGTACAACGAGAAGGTCGAAGCCGAGGGCGTGTTCAGCGATGACGTGAGGCGCTTCTGA